One part of the Methylobacterium mesophilicum SR1.6/6 genome encodes these proteins:
- a CDS encoding peptide chain release factor 3, protein MLMQTKTEARPADPVSRRRTFAIISHPDAGKTTLTEKLLLFGGAIQLAGEVKAKRNRVSTRSDWMGIEKERGISVVTSVMTFEYGDCVFNLLDTPGHEDFSEDTYRTLTAVDSAVMVIDAAKGIEARTRKLFEVCRLRDIPIVTFVNKLDREARDPFELLDEIEKTLALDVAPVTWPIGTGRNFSGTYELGGKRVRRLDAAEDAGMVAVSGPDDPLFDELLTEDGAADAWREEVELAEGGLKPFDLDAFREGHLTPVFFGSALRNFGVRDLIDGLAQVAPPPRGQDADKRLVEPTEPRMTGFVFKIQANMDPNHRDRIAFMRVCSGKLNRGMKARLVRTGKPISLSAPQFFFAQDRAIADEAYAGDVVGIPNHGTLRIGDTLTEGEDLLFRGVPSFAPEILRRIKLTDAMKAKKLREALQQMGEEGVVQVFVPQDGSQAIVGVVGALQLDVLKERLQAEYGLPVDYETSRFSVCRWVSSDSDVELDKFIDSHGSAMAKDLDGAPVFMATTAFSLRYEEERYPAVRFTDVKDYQKRAG, encoded by the coding sequence ATGCTGATGCAGACCAAGACCGAGGCGAGGCCGGCCGATCCGGTATCGCGGCGGCGCACCTTCGCGATCATCTCCCACCCGGACGCGGGCAAGACCACGCTCACCGAGAAGCTCCTGCTGTTCGGGGGCGCGATCCAGCTCGCCGGCGAGGTCAAGGCCAAGCGCAACCGGGTCTCGACCCGCTCCGACTGGATGGGAATCGAGAAAGAGCGCGGGATCTCGGTGGTCACCTCGGTGATGACCTTCGAGTATGGCGATTGCGTCTTCAACCTGCTCGACACGCCGGGCCACGAGGACTTCTCGGAGGACACCTACCGGACGCTGACCGCGGTCGATTCGGCCGTCATGGTGATCGACGCCGCGAAAGGCATCGAGGCGCGCACGCGCAAGCTGTTCGAGGTCTGCCGTCTGCGCGACATCCCGATCGTCACCTTCGTCAACAAGCTCGACCGCGAGGCCCGCGACCCGTTCGAACTCCTCGACGAGATCGAGAAGACGCTGGCGCTCGATGTCGCCCCGGTCACGTGGCCGATCGGCACGGGCCGCAACTTCTCCGGGACCTACGAGCTCGGCGGCAAGCGCGTCCGCCGTCTCGACGCCGCCGAGGATGCCGGGATGGTGGCGGTCTCGGGCCCCGACGATCCGCTCTTCGACGAGCTCCTCACCGAGGACGGGGCCGCGGATGCGTGGCGCGAGGAGGTGGAACTCGCCGAGGGCGGCCTGAAGCCCTTCGACCTCGATGCGTTCCGCGAGGGCCACCTGACGCCGGTCTTCTTCGGCTCGGCGCTGCGCAATTTCGGCGTGCGCGACCTGATCGACGGCCTCGCCCAGGTGGCGCCCCCGCCCCGGGGCCAGGACGCCGACAAGCGACTCGTGGAGCCCACCGAGCCGCGCATGACCGGCTTCGTGTTCAAGATCCAGGCGAATATGGACCCGAACCACCGGGATCGCATCGCCTTCATGCGGGTCTGCTCGGGCAAGCTCAACCGGGGCATGAAGGCCCGGCTGGTGCGCACCGGCAAGCCGATCTCGCTCTCGGCGCCGCAATTCTTCTTCGCCCAGGATCGCGCCATCGCCGATGAGGCCTATGCGGGCGACGTGGTCGGCATTCCGAATCACGGGACGCTCCGGATCGGCGACACCCTCACGGAGGGAGAGGATCTGCTGTTCCGCGGCGTGCCGAGCTTCGCCCCGGAGATCCTGCGCCGGATCAAGCTCACCGACGCCATGAAGGCCAAGAAGCTGCGCGAGGCGCTCCAGCAGATGGGCGAGGAGGGCGTGGTCCAGGTGTTCGTGCCGCAGGACGGCAGCCAGGCGATCGTCGGCGTGGTCGGCGCGCTCCAGCTGGACGTGCTCAAGGAACGGCTCCAGGCCGAGTACGGCCTGCCGGTGGATTACGAGACCTCGCGGTTCTCGGTCTGCCGCTGGGTGTCCTCAGACTCCGATGTGGAGCTCGACAAGTTCATCGACTCGCACGGCTCGGCCATGGCCAAGGATCTCGACGGCGCGCCGGTCTTCATGGCGACGACGGCCTTCTCGCTGCGCTACGAGGAGGAGCGTTACCCGGCCGTGCGCTTCACCGACGTGAAGGATTATCAGAAGCGGGCGGGGTGA
- a CDS encoding SlyX family protein — protein MDEPNRIDRLEMRLTEQEATIEDLNRTVTEQWRLIDRLVRQVEGLREQVEEAAARAAPRGPEPPPPHY, from the coding sequence ATGGACGAGCCGAACCGGATCGACCGCCTGGAAATGCGTCTCACCGAGCAGGAGGCGACGATCGAGGATCTGAACCGGACCGTGACGGAGCAGTGGCGGCTGATCGACCGGCTGGTGCGACAGGTCGAGGGGTTGCGGGAACAGGTCGAGGAGGCGGCGGCCCGGGCCGCGCCGCGGGGGCCGGAGCCACCGCCTCCCCATTATTGA
- a CDS encoding response regulator, which translates to MSESDSNPILIVDDQEKLLRLIVMLMTRIGFPDVEGVTSATEALERLRQRRYALVISDLDMEPMDGLSLLREIRADDVLMNTPFMLTESSFDFEDINLAHQAGADAFILKPFDMAVLKTKLKQVLNRKPRKREAPMAAESSLSVEFPMLGKF; encoded by the coding sequence ATGTCCGAGAGCGATTCGAATCCGATCCTCATCGTCGACGACCAGGAGAAGCTCCTCCGCCTGATCGTCATGCTGATGACCCGCATCGGGTTTCCGGACGTCGAGGGCGTGACGAGCGCCACCGAGGCGCTGGAGCGGCTGCGGCAACGCCGCTACGCCCTGGTGATCTCGGATCTCGACATGGAGCCGATGGACGGCCTCAGCCTGCTCCGCGAAATCCGCGCCGACGACGTGCTGATGAACACGCCCTTCATGCTGACCGAGTCGTCCTTCGACTTCGAGGACATCAACCTCGCCCATCAGGCGGGGGCGGACGCCTTCATCCTCAAGCCGTTCGACATGGCGGTTCTGAAGACCAAGCTGAAGCAGGTGCTCAACCGCAAGCCGCGCAAGCGCGAGGCGCCGATGGCGGCGGAATCGAGCCTGAGCGTGGAGTTTCCGATGCTCGGTAAGTTCTGA
- a CDS encoding response regulator: protein MDRATPDSSSPVALVVEDDAAVRDLATAVLEETDLGVIACESAEAALSVLERPDVTVALLFADVRLPGAMDGISLAQAVGRRWPDVRVIVTSGASRDARLPDQAVYMQKPWRALDVLVQAERATIAAKAA from the coding sequence ATGGATCGCGCAACGCCCGACAGTTCCAGCCCCGTCGCCCTCGTCGTCGAGGACGACGCGGCGGTACGCGATCTCGCGACCGCGGTGCTGGAAGAGACGGATCTCGGCGTGATCGCCTGTGAGAGTGCGGAGGCGGCCCTCTCGGTGCTGGAGCGGCCGGACGTCACCGTGGCGCTGCTCTTCGCCGACGTGCGCCTGCCCGGTGCCATGGACGGCATTTCCCTGGCCCAGGCGGTGGGACGTCGCTGGCCGGACGTGCGCGTGATCGTCACCTCCGGGGCGAGCCGCGACGCGCGCCTGCCCGATCAGGCGGTCTACATGCAGAAGCCGTGGCGGGCTCTGGACGTGCTGGTCCAGGCCGAGCGCGCGACGATCGCCGCCAAGGCGGCGTGA
- a CDS encoding class II glutamine amidotransferase encodes MCRFLAYSGEPVFLSDLVCAPTHSLVHQSLHADEGKTETNGDGFGIGWYAERPEPGVYRDISPAWSDENLVNLCGQVRARTFFAHVRASTGTATARANCHPFVHGRHLFMHNGQIGGYHRIKRRLEALIPDAYYDQRRGSTDSEAIFLLALANGLETDPIGAMARTLRSIRELMEVANVCEPLRFTALLTDGETLTAYRWACDGRPPSLYFREGPGGIVVVSEPIDGCRDGWKVVPKGGTLRARHGAATVVEVPEPTRAAA; translated from the coding sequence ATGTGCCGTTTCCTCGCCTACAGCGGTGAGCCGGTCTTCCTCTCCGACCTCGTCTGCGCGCCGACCCATTCGCTCGTGCACCAGTCGCTGCACGCCGACGAGGGGAAGACTGAAACCAACGGCGACGGCTTCGGCATCGGTTGGTACGCCGAGCGCCCAGAACCCGGTGTCTACCGCGACATCTCTCCGGCGTGGTCGGATGAAAACCTCGTGAACCTCTGTGGGCAGGTCCGGGCGCGGACCTTCTTCGCGCATGTCCGCGCCTCGACTGGCACGGCCACCGCGCGGGCGAACTGCCATCCCTTCGTGCACGGCCGGCACCTGTTCATGCACAACGGCCAGATCGGCGGCTACCATCGGATCAAGCGCCGGCTCGAAGCGCTGATCCCGGACGCGTATTATGACCAGCGCCGCGGCAGCACCGATTCCGAGGCAATCTTCCTGCTGGCCCTGGCCAACGGCCTCGAGACGGACCCGATCGGCGCCATGGCGCGGACGCTGAGATCCATCCGTGAGCTGATGGAGGTCGCCAACGTCTGCGAGCCGCTGCGCTTCACCGCGCTGCTGACCGACGGCGAGACGCTCACCGCCTACCGCTGGGCCTGCGACGGCCGTCCACCGAGTCTGTATTTCCGCGAGGGGCCGGGCGGCATCGTGGTCGTCTCGGAGCCGATCGACGGGTGCCGCGACGGCTGGAAGGTCGTGCCGAAGGGTGGCACGCTCCGCGCGCGCCATGGGGCGGCGACGGTGGTGGAAGTCCCCGAACCCACCCGCGCCGCTGCCTGA
- the rpsU gene encoding 30S ribosomal protein S21, with product MQVLVRDNNVDQALRVLKKKMQREGIFREMKQRKAYEKPSVRKAREKAEAVRRARKQARKTAIREGLIAAPKPKPRFPAGGRRPGFPSPTAAQAQGGNASGQVPVSPAPAA from the coding sequence TTGCAGGTACTCGTTCGCGACAACAACGTCGATCAAGCGCTCCGCGTCCTCAAGAAGAAGATGCAGCGCGAAGGCATCTTCCGCGAGATGAAGCAGCGCAAGGCTTATGAGAAGCCGTCCGTGCGCAAGGCCCGCGAGAAGGCCGAGGCCGTCCGCCGCGCCCGCAAGCAGGCCCGCAAGACCGCGATCCGCGAGGGTCTGATCGCCGCGCCGAAGCCGAAGCCCCGTTTCCCCGCCGGCGGCCGTCGCCCCGGCTTCCCGTCCCCGACAGCTGCGCAGGCGCAGGGCGGCAACGCCTCGGGTCAGGTTCCGGTGAGCCCGGCTCCCGCCGCCTGA
- a CDS encoding threonine aldolase family protein — MRHDDSQQFASDNYSGICPEAWAAMEAANRGHAPAYGEDPWTARAADAFRALFETECEVFFAFNGTAANALALAALCQSYHSVICADSAHVETDECGAPEFFSNGSKLLTVRTEGGKLTPEAIRGLAQNRSDIHFPRPRVVTVTQPTETGQVYTLAELRALSATCRDLGLALHMDGSRFANACASLGCSPAEMTWQSGVDVLCFGGTKNGMHAGEAVVFFDPRLAEDFGYRCKQAGQLASKMRFLAAPWVGMLESGAWLRNGAHGNACARRFAESVAGLPGVRALFPVEANAVFLTLPAATMEGLRARGWRFYTFIGGGARFMFAWDAKPERVDELVRDLGTLSAAAA; from the coding sequence ATGAGACACGACGACTCGCAGCAATTCGCCAGCGACAACTATTCGGGCATCTGTCCCGAAGCCTGGGCGGCCATGGAGGCGGCCAATCGCGGCCACGCGCCGGCCTACGGCGAAGATCCCTGGACAGCCCGGGCCGCCGACGCGTTCCGCGCGCTGTTCGAGACCGAGTGCGAAGTGTTTTTCGCGTTCAACGGCACCGCCGCCAACGCCCTGGCACTGGCGGCCCTGTGCCAGTCCTACCACAGCGTGATCTGCGCCGATTCGGCCCATGTCGAGACCGACGAGTGCGGCGCGCCGGAATTCTTCTCCAACGGGTCCAAGCTGCTCACCGTCCGGACCGAGGGCGGCAAGCTGACACCGGAGGCGATCCGCGGGCTCGCCCAGAACCGCAGCGACATTCACTTCCCCCGGCCGCGGGTCGTGACCGTCACGCAGCCGACCGAGACCGGTCAGGTCTACACCCTCGCCGAGCTGCGCGCGCTGTCGGCGACCTGCCGCGACCTCGGCCTCGCGCTCCACATGGACGGCTCGCGCTTCGCCAATGCCTGCGCGAGCCTGGGCTGCAGCCCGGCCGAGATGACGTGGCAATCGGGCGTGGACGTCCTGTGCTTCGGCGGCACCAAGAACGGCATGCATGCCGGCGAGGCGGTGGTGTTCTTCGATCCGAGGCTCGCGGAGGATTTCGGCTACCGGTGCAAGCAGGCCGGTCAGCTCGCCTCGAAGATGCGTTTTCTGGCGGCCCCATGGGTCGGCATGCTGGAGAGCGGCGCGTGGCTGAGGAACGGGGCGCACGGCAACGCCTGCGCCCGGCGTTTCGCCGAATCCGTTGCCGGGCTGCCGGGGGTGCGGGCGCTGTTTCCCGTCGAGGCCAACGCGGTCTTCCTGACGCTGCCGGCCGCCACCATGGAGGGGCTGCGCGCCCGGGGCTGGCGGTTCTACACCTTCATCGGTGGCGGGGCGCGGTTCATGTTCGCCTGGGATGCGAAACCCGAGCGGGTGGACGAGCTGGTCCGGGACCTCGGTACGCTCTCCGCCGCGGCGGCGTGA
- a CDS encoding DUF1800 domain-containing protein has protein sequence MSRAARRSLLIAALLVSAAGPGPMAGGVPAPTAAADAAFLDALTWGATPSAFTQLEAEGRVRWLHAQLHPPAETRLPPDAQAAIDALTPPGSQFERAQALDGQAKAFRDIQDPEARKAGQQAFQAALNTAARNAASSWVLRALYSPDQVRERLTWFWFNRFNVHQGKATLRAAVGDYLDTAIRPHALGRFRDLLMASLRHPAMLRYLDNADNAAGRINENYAREIMELHTMGVGSGYSQADVEALARILTGVGIDLKTEDPKLRPEHAADFRRDGLFVFNPNRHDYGDKDFLGAHVAGRGWAEVEQALDLIARHPATAANVSRALATYFLGQAPDDALVARLAAVFTRTDGDIAAVMEALAREPAFAAERGTFKDPVRYVFSALRMAYDTRVILNASPVLGWLNRLGEGLFNRSTPDGYPLDAAAWSGPGQLATRFEIARQIGSGPAGLFRPPGPDQTDQPAFPVLANGLYFSTLSGTLSASTRAALAQAVSPQDWNTLYLASPEFMR, from the coding sequence ATGTCGCGCGCCGCAAGACGCTCACTTCTCATCGCCGCCTTGTTGGTGTCCGCGGCGGGGCCCGGCCCCATGGCGGGCGGCGTGCCGGCCCCGACCGCGGCCGCAGATGCCGCCTTCCTCGATGCCCTGACCTGGGGCGCCACACCCTCGGCCTTCACGCAGTTGGAAGCCGAGGGACGGGTGCGCTGGCTGCACGCGCAGCTCCATCCCCCCGCCGAAACGCGGCTGCCCCCCGACGCGCAGGCCGCCATCGACGCGCTGACCCCGCCGGGCAGCCAGTTCGAGCGGGCCCAGGCGCTCGACGGGCAGGCGAAGGCGTTCAGGGACATCCAGGATCCCGAGGCCAGGAAGGCCGGGCAGCAGGCCTTTCAGGCGGCACTCAATACGGCGGCGCGGAACGCCGCGTCCTCCTGGGTGCTGCGCGCCCTCTATAGCCCGGACCAAGTGCGCGAACGGCTGACGTGGTTCTGGTTCAACCGGTTCAACGTGCACCAGGGCAAGGCGACGCTGCGGGCGGCGGTGGGCGACTATCTCGACACGGCGATCCGCCCCCACGCGCTCGGGCGCTTCCGCGATCTGCTGATGGCGAGCCTGCGCCATCCGGCGATGCTGCGCTACCTCGACAACGCCGACAACGCCGCCGGCCGAATCAACGAGAACTACGCCCGCGAGATCATGGAGTTGCACACGATGGGTGTCGGCTCCGGCTACAGCCAGGCCGACGTGGAGGCATTGGCGCGGATCCTCACCGGGGTCGGCATCGACCTGAAGACGGAAGATCCGAAGCTCCGGCCCGAGCACGCCGCCGACTTCCGCCGCGACGGCCTGTTCGTGTTCAACCCGAACCGGCACGATTACGGCGACAAGGACTTCCTGGGCGCGCACGTCGCGGGCCGCGGCTGGGCGGAGGTCGAGCAGGCTCTGGACCTGATCGCCCGGCATCCCGCCACCGCGGCGAACGTGTCCCGAGCGCTCGCCACCTATTTCCTCGGGCAGGCGCCGGACGACGCGCTGGTTGCCCGGCTCGCCGCCGTCTTCACCCGCACGGACGGCGACATCGCCGCCGTGATGGAGGCGCTGGCGCGCGAGCCGGCCTTCGCGGCCGAGCGCGGCACCTTCAAGGATCCGGTCCGCTACGTCTTCTCGGCCCTGCGCATGGCCTACGACACGCGCGTGATCCTCAACGCCAGCCCGGTGCTCGGGTGGCTGAACCGGCTCGGCGAGGGCCTGTTCAACCGCTCGACGCCGGACGGCTATCCCCTCGACGCCGCGGCCTGGAGCGGCCCGGGTCAGCTCGCGACGCGGTTCGAGATCGCGCGGCAGATCGGATCCGGCCCGGCCGGCCTGTTCAGACCACCGGGCCCCGACCAGACCGACCAGCCGGCCTTCCCCGTTCTGGCCAACGGGCTCTACTTCTCGACCCTGTCGGGCACGCTCTCCGCGTCGACGCGGGCGGCCCTCGCCCAGGCGGTGTCGCCCCAGGACTGGAACACCCTCTACCTCGCCTCGCCGGAGTTCATGCGATGA
- a CDS encoding DUF1501 domain-containing protein → MNRRDLIRASAAFGLSTVAGRVWAAPKADARLLVVFLRGAYDAANVVIPTGSDFYYRSRPNLAIAKPDTSDLKAGLSLDADWSLHPALRETILPLYAKGQAAFVPFAGTDDLTRSHFETQDTIEMGQTVGAARDYNSGFMARLAAELTRVRPIAFTDQMPLIFRGGDTVPNIAINGVGKPGIDDRQARLIAAMYSDTKLAAAVTEGFRVRDAVYESISDHAAQADRGAVSPKGFELSARRIGRLMRDTFNLGFVDVGGWDTHVNQGAGTGYLADRLGELGRGLAGFVEEIDSGWSDTVVVVLSEFGRTFRENGNRGTDHGHGSVYWILGGGVRGGRIAGPQVRADETHLFQNRDYPVLTDYRALLGGLFRRLYGLDQASLRRIFPSADPAELALL, encoded by the coding sequence ATGAACCGTCGCGATCTGATCCGCGCCTCGGCGGCGTTCGGCCTGTCCACCGTGGCCGGGCGCGTCTGGGCGGCTCCGAAGGCCGATGCGCGCCTGCTCGTGGTGTTCCTGCGCGGCGCCTACGACGCCGCCAACGTGGTGATCCCCACCGGCAGCGACTTCTATTACCGCTCTCGACCGAACCTCGCGATTGCCAAGCCTGATACATCTGACCTTAAGGCGGGGCTGTCGCTCGACGCCGACTGGAGCCTGCACCCCGCGCTCCGCGAGACGATCCTGCCGCTCTACGCCAAAGGTCAGGCGGCCTTCGTGCCCTTCGCCGGCACCGACGATCTGACCCGCAGCCATTTCGAGACCCAGGACACGATCGAGATGGGCCAGACGGTCGGCGCTGCGCGCGACTACAATTCCGGCTTCATGGCACGCCTCGCCGCCGAGTTGACCCGCGTCCGGCCGATCGCCTTCACCGACCAGATGCCGCTGATCTTCCGGGGCGGCGACACAGTGCCGAACATCGCCATCAACGGGGTCGGCAAGCCCGGCATCGACGACCGGCAGGCACGCCTCATCGCCGCCATGTACAGCGACACCAAGCTGGCCGCCGCCGTAACCGAGGGGTTCCGGGTCCGCGACGCGGTCTATGAGTCGATCTCCGACCACGCGGCGCAGGCGGATCGCGGCGCGGTCTCGCCGAAGGGCTTCGAGCTGTCGGCGCGGCGGATCGGCCGGCTGATGCGCGACACGTTCAATCTCGGTTTCGTGGATGTCGGCGGCTGGGACACCCACGTGAACCAGGGCGCCGGCACCGGCTACCTCGCCGACCGGCTGGGCGAGCTCGGGCGCGGCCTTGCCGGCTTCGTCGAGGAGATCGACTCGGGCTGGTCCGACACCGTGGTGGTGGTCCTGTCCGAGTTCGGCCGCACCTTCCGGGAGAACGGCAACCGCGGCACGGATCACGGCCACGGCAGCGTCTACTGGATTCTCGGCGGCGGCGTCCGCGGTGGCCGCATCGCGGGGCCGCAGGTGCGGGCCGACGAGACGCACCTGTTCCAGAACCGGGACTATCCGGTGCTCACCGACTACCGAGCGCTCCTCGGCGGGCTGTTCCGGCGCCTTTACGGCCTCGATCAGGCGAGCCTGCGCCGGATCTTCCCGAGTGCCGACCCGGCGGAACTGGCGCTGCTGTAG
- a CDS encoding NAD-dependent succinate-semialdehyde dehydrogenase, with protein MYPDTELHIAGRWRAGADRATLGVLNPATGETIGQCAVATQADLDEALAAAARAFPAWRKVAAFERAKVMRKAADLMRARVDEIARTMTLEQGKPLAESRMETLAAADIIDWFAEEGKRAYGRVIPGRADGVLQAVIREPVGPVACFTPWNFPINQAVRKISAALCTGCTVILKGPEDTPASCAALVRAFLDAGIPGDALSLVYGDPETISSYLIPHPVIRKISFTGSTVVGKKLAALAGEHMKRATMELGGHAPAIVFGDADVEKAVAVLAPSKFRNAGQVCVSPTRFLVHDSVFDRFVEGFTNFAKTLKVGDGLDPDTKMGPLVHGRRVDAIATLTADAESSGASLRAGGQRIGNQGNFFEPTVFTEVPLTARIMNEEPFGPVAAINRFSDDEEALTEANRLPYGLAAYAYTRSAERAARVSNGVESGMISINHHGLALPETPFGGVKDSGYGSEGGPEALDAYLVTKFVTQANF; from the coding sequence ATGTATCCGGATACCGAGCTTCACATCGCGGGACGCTGGCGCGCGGGCGCCGACCGGGCAACCCTTGGCGTCCTCAACCCGGCCACCGGCGAGACCATCGGCCAGTGCGCCGTCGCCACGCAGGCCGATCTCGACGAGGCCCTCGCGGCGGCCGCCCGCGCATTCCCGGCGTGGCGGAAGGTGGCGGCGTTCGAGCGCGCCAAGGTGATGCGCAAGGCCGCCGACCTGATGCGTGCGCGGGTCGACGAGATCGCCCGGACGATGACCCTGGAGCAGGGCAAGCCGCTCGCCGAGTCGCGCATGGAGACCCTGGCGGCGGCGGACATCATCGACTGGTTCGCGGAGGAGGGTAAGCGCGCCTACGGCCGCGTCATCCCGGGCCGGGCCGACGGCGTGCTGCAGGCGGTGATCCGCGAGCCGGTCGGTCCGGTCGCCTGCTTTACCCCCTGGAACTTCCCGATCAACCAAGCGGTCCGCAAGATCTCGGCGGCGCTCTGCACCGGCTGCACGGTGATCCTGAAAGGCCCCGAGGACACGCCGGCGAGCTGTGCCGCCCTCGTCCGCGCCTTCCTGGATGCCGGCATCCCGGGCGACGCGCTCTCGCTGGTCTACGGCGATCCCGAGACGATCTCGTCCTACCTGATTCCGCATCCGGTGATCCGGAAGATCTCGTTCACCGGCTCGACCGTGGTCGGCAAGAAGCTCGCCGCGCTGGCGGGCGAGCACATGAAGCGGGCCACCATGGAACTCGGCGGCCACGCCCCCGCGATCGTGTTCGGCGACGCCGATGTGGAGAAGGCGGTCGCCGTCCTTGCTCCGTCGAAGTTTCGCAACGCCGGACAGGTCTGCGTCTCGCCGACGCGCTTCCTGGTGCACGATTCGGTGTTCGACCGCTTCGTCGAGGGCTTCACCAACTTCGCCAAGACCCTCAAGGTCGGCGACGGGCTGGATCCGGACACCAAGATGGGACCGCTGGTCCACGGGCGACGGGTCGACGCCATAGCGACCCTGACCGCCGATGCCGAGTCGAGCGGCGCCAGCCTCCGCGCCGGCGGCCAGCGCATCGGCAACCAGGGCAACTTCTTCGAGCCGACGGTCTTCACCGAGGTGCCACTCACGGCGCGGATCATGAATGAGGAGCCTTTCGGCCCCGTGGCGGCGATCAACCGCTTCTCGGACGACGAGGAGGCGCTCACGGAGGCCAACCGCCTGCCCTATGGCCTCGCGGCCTACGCTTACACCCGCTCCGCCGAGCGGGCGGCCCGGGTGTCGAACGGGGTCGAGAGCGGGATGATCTCGATCAATCACCACGGTCTCGCCCTGCCTGAGACCCCATTCGGCGGCGTCAAGGATTCCGGCTACGGCAGCGAGGGCGGGCCAGAAGCGCTCGACGCGTATCTCGTGACCAAGTTCGTCACGCAGGCGAACTTCTGA
- a CDS encoding BLUF domain-containing protein, giving the protein MRAKRTSLVHIIYFSRLNLSSDAAKRSEQIGEIGRIAQKKNEFAVITSFLVIEGNFACQVIEGERSSVHETFDRVSADSRHRDVQISEWREINKREFVHSFKSAQRTAGNDTLFAKANLLPMLQRGTPKASSIHALCLALQSDTMSRQGIDHLFV; this is encoded by the coding sequence ATGCGGGCGAAACGGACGAGCCTCGTCCACATCATCTACTTCTCGCGCCTCAACCTGTCGTCGGACGCGGCCAAGCGGTCCGAGCAGATCGGCGAGATCGGCCGGATCGCGCAGAAGAAGAACGAGTTCGCGGTGATCACGAGCTTCCTGGTGATCGAGGGCAACTTCGCCTGCCAGGTGATCGAGGGCGAGCGTTCGTCGGTCCATGAGACCTTCGACCGGGTCAGCGCCGACAGCCGCCACCGGGACGTTCAGATCAGCGAGTGGCGCGAGATCAACAAGCGGGAGTTCGTCCACTCGTTCAAGAGCGCCCAGCGGACCGCCGGCAACGACACGCTGTTCGCCAAGGCAAACCTGCTGCCGATGCTCCAGCGTGGGACGCCGAAGGCCTCGTCGATCCATGCCCTGTGCCTCGCCCTCCAGTCCGACACGATGTCCCGCCAGGGCATCGACCACCTCTTCGTCTGA